A genomic segment from Nicotiana sylvestris chromosome 1, ASM39365v2, whole genome shotgun sequence encodes:
- the LOC138891266 gene encoding uncharacterized protein, with translation MVVGEEVSAGTSTGTTAITIDHHHPLFLQPSGTPGSSLISIQLTGTENYAVWSKYMKIGLIDKSKLGFVDRRCTKDKFDQSLYELWEKCNAIVLSWIMNAVSKELLIEIATLSQGTSSVSAYFSRLTDLWEEYDALIPCPGCDCPESKSYSEHFEYKRLLQFLMGLNETYAHPRS, from the exons ATGGTAGTTGGAGAAGAAGTTTCAGCTGGAACCAGTACAGGAACAACCGCAATAACCATCGATCATCATCACCCTCTGTTTTTACAGCCAAGTGGCACACCAGGTAGCTCCTTGATTTCAATTCAACTAACTGGAACTGAGAACTATGCAGTATGGAGTAAATATATGAAAATAGGATTGATAGACAAGAGTAAATTAGGGTTTGTTGATAGACGATGCACTAAGGATAAGTTCGATCAGTCATTGTATGAACTTTGGGAGAAGTGTAATGCAATAGTTTTGTCTTGGATCATGAATGCTGTGAGCAAGGAATTGCTCATTG AAATTGCAACTTTGTCGCAAGGAACTTCTTCTGTGTCAGCCTATTTCTCACGGTTGACAGATTTATGGGAAGAATATGATGCCTTGATACCATGTCCTGGATGTGATTGTCCAGAATCTAAGAGCTATTCAGAGCACTTTGAATATAAGAGGTTGCTACAATTTTTGATGGGCCTAAATGAGACATATGCACATCCTAGGAGTTAA